The Halogranum gelatinilyticum genome contains a region encoding:
- a CDS encoding DoxX family protein: protein MSTNTFQSKIGGLTVTGKAHSLSAWFVLALRLMMGFAFTYAGVEKVLGPEAFNARGYLMFAVPENGGPAVGFLQLFATNDLLLAFVNVAVPWGELAIGLALVFGVLTRFAAFWGAVMMLMFYLGNWDVAHGVINGDFTYMLVFLAVAAFGAGRILGLDSYIEQYEIDGEPLIEKYPMLDYVLG, encoded by the coding sequence ATGAGCACTAACACATTCCAAAGCAAGATCGGCGGTCTGACTGTCACCGGGAAAGCCCACAGCCTCAGTGCGTGGTTCGTCCTCGCACTCCGGCTCATGATGGGGTTCGCGTTCACGTACGCTGGCGTCGAGAAGGTCCTCGGCCCGGAAGCGTTCAACGCACGCGGCTACCTCATGTTCGCCGTCCCCGAGAACGGCGGCCCGGCCGTCGGCTTCCTGCAACTGTTCGCGACGAACGACCTACTCCTGGCCTTCGTCAACGTCGCCGTTCCGTGGGGTGAACTCGCCATCGGACTGGCACTCGTCTTCGGCGTCCTGACCCGCTTTGCGGCGTTCTGGGGTGCCGTGATGATGCTCATGTTCTACCTCGGGAACTGGGACGTCGCCCACGGCGTCATCAACGGCGACTTCACCTACATGCTGGTGTTCCTCGCCGTCGCCGCCTTCGGTGCAGGCCGCATCCTCGGTCTCGACAGCTACATCGAGCAGTACGAGATCGACGGTGAACCGCTCATCGAGAAATACCCGATGCTCGACTACGTCCTCGGGTAA
- a CDS encoding DUF7521 family protein: MVASTTIATAIVVAKTGILVLGGLITFFSYKAYRRTGAQALKLLAIGFGIVTLGSLLGGVLDQVFNIELTTSILMDSLLTLFGFVVIFYSLYAE, translated from the coding sequence ATGGTCGCCAGTACGACCATCGCGACGGCCATCGTCGTCGCCAAGACGGGCATCCTCGTCCTCGGCGGGCTCATCACGTTCTTCAGTTACAAGGCCTACCGCCGGACCGGCGCGCAGGCACTGAAGCTGCTCGCCATCGGCTTCGGTATCGTCACCCTCGGCTCGCTGCTCGGTGGCGTGCTCGACCAGGTGTTCAACATCGAGCTCACGACGAGCATCCTGATGGACTCGCTTCTCACCCTGTTCGGGTTCGTCGTCATCTTCTACTCGCTGTACGCCGAGTGA
- a CDS encoding winged helix-turn-helix domain-containing protein: protein MLREQSPKDEADLQSVLDALDDPPSRAMIRALSEPMTASELSDACDVPLSTTYRKLDSLTDAGLLVESTELRTDGHHTTRYGVAFDSVTIALAEDRSFDVTLELKAGAPEDRLASMWAEVRRQT, encoded by the coding sequence ATGTTGCGTGAGCAGTCCCCCAAGGACGAAGCGGACCTCCAGTCCGTGCTCGACGCACTCGACGACCCGCCCTCACGGGCGATGATTCGAGCACTCTCCGAACCGATGACTGCAAGTGAACTCTCCGACGCCTGTGACGTGCCGCTCTCGACGACGTACCGGAAACTGGACAGTCTGACCGACGCCGGACTGCTGGTCGAGTCGACCGAACTGCGGACCGACGGCCACCACACCACCCGCTACGGGGTCGCGTTCGACTCGGTCACCATCGCGCTCGCCGAGGACCGGAGCTTCGACGTCACGCTCGAACTGAAGGCCGGGGCACCGGAGGACCGCCTCGCCTCGATGTGGGCCGAAGTCAGGAGGCAGACCTGA
- a CDS encoding oxidoreductase, protein MPRLEDPLVVGGVHVPNRLYRAPLLECAGNGPDAVDTLVADLEPAAKAGAGLVCQGATIVRAEGGCAAPNMTALADADFAADLRRLTDAIHRHGSTIAIQLEHGGLRSMETWHAAYRREHPDLQQLAVSRPPRLLRLLDRAGFLAYDAHVMSTEEVYELAADFGRSAALAVDAGYDIVHLAGANMGIVHQFLSPFYNRRDDEFGDGVRFLEVVHDEIRERAGDVPLMTKVPAETSAPPFVRQRLGRAEAVTICERLADVGYDALVPVTGSVFWDMSIVKGEFPARAWSDERFRDGYAESFGGTGRAALVALGNWVESLWYDFEPAWNAGLCREVRERVDVPVLAEGGIRERGEMDELLGRDCDMVGMARPFYAEPELPARLLDEEGSVAADTRAVCENCNNCTVPQAAGESGVCRTPSVLARAGELRNAHAYDRANAEESGRK, encoded by the coding sequence ATGCCGCGGCTGGAAGACCCGCTCGTCGTTGGTGGCGTCCACGTCCCGAACCGCCTCTACCGCGCCCCGTTGCTCGAATGTGCTGGCAACGGTCCCGACGCAGTGGACACGCTCGTCGCCGACCTCGAACCCGCCGCGAAGGCGGGCGCGGGGCTCGTCTGTCAGGGCGCGACCATCGTCCGCGCGGAGGGGGGCTGTGCCGCACCGAACATGACCGCCCTCGCCGACGCAGACTTCGCCGCCGACCTCCGGAGACTCACCGACGCGATTCACCGCCATGGGAGCACAATCGCCATCCAACTCGAACACGGCGGCCTGCGAAGCATGGAGACGTGGCACGCCGCCTACCGGCGCGAGCATCCCGACCTCCAGCAGCTCGCCGTCTCCCGGCCGCCGCGACTGCTCCGCCTGCTCGACCGGGCCGGGTTCCTCGCGTACGACGCTCACGTCATGAGCACGGAGGAGGTCTACGAACTCGCCGCCGACTTCGGCCGGTCGGCCGCGCTCGCCGTCGACGCAGGCTACGACATCGTCCATCTCGCGGGCGCGAATATGGGCATCGTCCACCAGTTCCTCTCGCCCTTCTACAACCGCCGCGACGACGAGTTCGGCGACGGCGTCCGCTTCCTCGAAGTCGTCCACGACGAGATCCGGGAACGCGCTGGCGACGTCCCCTTGATGACGAAGGTGCCCGCCGAGACGTCGGCACCGCCGTTCGTCCGGCAGCGGCTGGGCCGAGCGGAGGCGGTGACAATCTGCGAGCGACTGGCCGACGTCGGCTACGACGCGCTCGTTCCGGTCACCGGCTCCGTATTCTGGGACATGAGCATCGTCAAGGGTGAGTTTCCGGCGCGGGCGTGGAGCGACGAGCGGTTCCGCGACGGCTACGCCGAGAGCTTCGGCGGGACGGGCCGTGCCGCGCTCGTCGCACTCGGCAACTGGGTCGAGTCGCTGTGGTACGATTTCGAGCCTGCGTGGAACGCCGGGCTGTGTCGCGAGGTCCGCGAGCGGGTCGACGTGCCGGTGCTCGCCGAGGGAGGCATCCGCGAGCGCGGCGAGATGGACGAGCTGTTGGGACGTGACTGCGACATGGTCGGGATGGCCCGGCCCTTCTACGCCGAACCCGAGTTGCCAGCGCGGCTCTTGGACGAGGAGGGGTCGGTGGCGGCCGACACTCGTGCGGTCTGTGAGAACTGTAACAACTGCACCGTACCGCAGGCGGCGGGTGAGTCAGGTGTCTGTCGGACGCCGTCGGTGTTGGCTCGGGCTGGCGAGTTGCGGAACGCACACGCCTACGACCGGGCGAACGCCGAGGAGAGCGGCCGAAAGTGA
- a CDS encoding succinylglutamate desuccinylase/aspartoacylase family protein: MSQAEPFRYDAEVKPGEVRHIRYEISETYMGDPVEIPVTVVNGEHAGPTVCMTAALHGDELNGVKVLQEVADAYDPAEIHGTLVCIHVCNVPGYLAQQRYIPIYDLDLNRSFPGKEQANTAERMANVIYNRFVKQCDVALDFHTSTRNRTTMYHVRADMANPEVARVARAFGANVILSGEADAGSLRTVATTNGTPTITIEMGRAHRFQPALIERALEGVESVLAEFGVLPNEPVIWPGWTRVIDAEAEKTWLRADRGGLVEMQYGQVPLVYKGDTICTISDHFKTEEKRIEAPFTGLVVGVLQNPVAAPGHPLCHLVGVDDATLAEIEREIENGEFSERPWA; this comes from the coding sequence ATGTCACAGGCTGAACCCTTCCGCTACGACGCCGAGGTCAAGCCCGGCGAGGTACGTCACATCCGCTACGAGATAAGCGAGACGTACATGGGCGACCCCGTCGAGATTCCGGTCACCGTCGTCAACGGCGAACACGCCGGGCCGACCGTCTGCATGACCGCGGCCCTCCACGGCGACGAACTCAACGGCGTGAAGGTGCTCCAGGAGGTCGCCGACGCGTACGACCCCGCTGAGATTCACGGCACACTCGTCTGTATCCACGTCTGCAACGTCCCCGGCTACCTCGCCCAGCAGCGGTACATCCCCATCTACGACCTCGACCTCAACCGCTCGTTCCCCGGCAAGGAGCAGGCGAACACGGCCGAGCGGATGGCGAACGTCATCTACAACCGCTTCGTCAAGCAGTGCGACGTCGCGCTCGACTTCCATACGTCGACCCGCAACCGGACGACGATGTACCACGTGCGCGCCGACATGGCGAACCCGGAGGTTGCCCGCGTCGCCCGGGCGTTCGGCGCGAACGTCATCCTGTCGGGGGAGGCCGACGCCGGGTCGCTGCGGACCGTCGCCACCACCAACGGGACGCCGACCATCACCATCGAGATGGGCCGCGCCCACCGCTTCCAGCCCGCGCTCATCGAGCGAGCACTGGAGGGTGTCGAGAGCGTGCTGGCGGAGTTCGGTGTCCTCCCCAACGAACCGGTCATCTGGCCGGGCTGGACGCGGGTCATCGACGCCGAAGCCGAGAAGACCTGGCTCCGCGCGGACCGCGGCGGCCTCGTCGAGATGCAGTACGGCCAGGTCCCACTCGTCTACAAGGGCGACACCATCTGCACAATCTCGGACCACTTCAAAACAGAGGAGAAACGGATCGAGGCGCCCTTCACCGGTCTCGTCGTCGGCGTGCTCCAGAACCCGGTCGCCGCGCCCGGCCATCCGCTGTGTCACCTGGTCGGCGTCGACGACGCGACGCTGGCGGAGATCGAACGCGAGATCGAGAACGGCGAGTTCTCCGAGCGGCCCTGGGCCTGA
- a CDS encoding flippase activity-associated protein Agl23 — protein sequence MSTDDRVGSRFADRTALAVVGVTLLALVARLVGLGTRIMHWDEGRVGYWILRYHETGEFYYRPIIHGPFLPIVNDYVFTYLPPTDFSARLVVALVGGLLPLTALLFRSRLRNSETVALSLFLACNPLFVYYSRFMRNDMIVAAFSLAALGFFVYGYDRGDLRYLWPAGAALALGLTSKENGLLYIVCYAGAAFVLFDHRLLRRAQAGTSVKQTLRDYSVSAKTGLSSWAGDVKTGLFWAGTHTVGGVVAFLLVIVFFYAPRPDLWQAFGDPALFLDVVDRATVGAWQEFYGQWASGTHQTHDYLPYLFDILETMVYGAGVLSVFALVGVVVDGYTSGRSRDLVAFATYWGIASLIGYPVATDIQAPWAAIHIIVPLAIPAAVGAGYVYRTARQSVALEDAVGTGIAALVVLSAVVGVAGANVAYVDSADRENTEVLQWAQPENDLKDTLEKVRRVSQANEGEDVLFYGTKHPRTGSVLFYVEDESNPLAGPNWHSRLPLPWYTERYGANVTSTPPEVTATEMAQDAPPVVVAYDWNRSELESALPGYTVYQHDFKLWNEEIVVFVDESQLPAEQASVREPAGQQFDSRRLDARAVV from the coding sequence ATGAGCACGGACGACAGGGTCGGCTCGCGCTTCGCCGACCGCACGGCCCTCGCGGTCGTCGGCGTCACCCTCCTCGCCCTCGTCGCCCGACTCGTCGGCCTCGGCACCCGCATCATGCACTGGGACGAGGGACGAGTCGGCTACTGGATCCTCCGCTACCACGAGACGGGCGAGTTCTACTACCGGCCGATCATCCACGGTCCCTTCCTCCCAATCGTCAACGACTACGTCTTCACCTACCTCCCACCGACCGACTTCAGCGCGCGGCTCGTCGTCGCGCTCGTCGGCGGTCTCCTCCCGCTGACCGCGCTGCTCTTCCGCAGTCGCCTCCGGAACTCCGAGACCGTCGCGCTCTCGCTGTTTCTCGCGTGTAACCCGCTTTTCGTCTACTACTCGCGGTTCATGCGGAACGACATGATCGTCGCGGCGTTCTCGCTGGCCGCGCTGGGCTTCTTCGTCTACGGCTACGACCGCGGCGACCTCCGGTATCTGTGGCCCGCCGGAGCCGCGCTCGCACTCGGCTTGACGTCAAAAGAGAACGGACTGCTCTACATCGTCTGTTATGCGGGTGCGGCGTTCGTCCTCTTCGACCACCGACTGCTCCGGCGCGCGCAGGCCGGGACGTCGGTCAAACAGACACTCCGCGACTACTCCGTCTCCGCGAAGACGGGGCTGAGTTCGTGGGCCGGCGACGTCAAGACCGGGCTGTTCTGGGCCGGGACGCACACCGTCGGCGGCGTCGTCGCCTTCCTCCTCGTCATCGTCTTCTTCTACGCCCCGCGGCCCGACCTCTGGCAGGCGTTCGGCGACCCCGCACTGTTCCTCGACGTCGTCGACCGAGCGACCGTCGGCGCGTGGCAGGAGTTCTACGGCCAGTGGGCCTCCGGTACCCACCAGACACACGACTATCTGCCCTATCTCTTCGACATCCTCGAGACGATGGTCTACGGCGCGGGCGTCCTCTCGGTCTTCGCGCTCGTCGGCGTCGTCGTCGACGGCTACACTTCCGGGCGGTCGCGCGACCTCGTCGCCTTCGCGACCTACTGGGGAATCGCGAGTCTCATCGGCTACCCCGTGGCGACGGACATCCAGGCACCGTGGGCGGCCATTCACATCATCGTCCCGCTGGCCATCCCGGCCGCCGTCGGTGCGGGCTACGTCTACCGGACGGCCCGCCAGTCGGTCGCACTCGAGGACGCCGTCGGCACGGGAATCGCCGCATTGGTCGTCCTCTCGGCGGTCGTCGGCGTCGCCGGAGCCAACGTCGCCTACGTCGACAGTGCCGACCGGGAGAACACGGAGGTCCTCCAGTGGGCACAGCCCGAGAACGACCTGAAGGACACGCTGGAGAAGGTCCGGCGCGTCTCACAGGCCAACGAGGGCGAGGACGTGCTGTTCTACGGGACCAAACATCCCCGGACCGGCAGCGTGTTGTTCTACGTCGAAGACGAGTCGAACCCGCTGGCCGGGCCGAACTGGCACAGCCGACTGCCGCTGCCGTGGTACACCGAACGCTACGGCGCGAACGTGACCAGTACGCCCCCGGAAGTTACGGCGACTGAGATGGCACAGGACGCACCGCCGGTGGTCGTCGCCTACGACTGGAACCGCTCGGAACTCGAATCGGCACTCCCCGGCTACACGGTCTACCAACACGACTTCAAGCTCTGGAACGAGGAGATCGTCGTCTTCGTCGACGAGTCACAGCTCCCCGCTGAGCAGGCGAGCGTCCGGGAGCCTGCCGGCCAGCAGTTCGACTCGCGCCGCCTCGACGCACGCGCCGTGGTCTGA
- a CDS encoding 5-(carboxyamino)imidazole ribonucleotide synthase — MTATVPGPTLGVVGGGQLGRMLAEAAAPLGVEVVVLDPTPDCPASLVARDQVLGSFDEADAVHDLAARVDALTFEIELADPDVLEEVSEEYDIPVHPSPDTLRMIQDKLVQKDTLGEAGIPIPEFRQVDDADDLRDAVEEFGAVMLKARTGGYDGRGNVPVTSVDEAEDALADIGHAPAMAEAFVDFVREVSVIGVVGDDETRVFPLGENVHEAEILRETVVPARTSDAVTERAKEVAYDVLDQLEGRGVYGIELFETSGSPRDSDPSSGQGPRDSGGEILVNEIAPRPHNSGHWTIEGAMTSQFEQHARAVLGWPLGSTALRAPTVSANILGDIEENQPAELHGVDGVLAADGVSLHWYGKHEVRPLRKMGHITAVGDAESLASTDGHDVADGGGDTGGNDVPDVAVDDLLAAARDHIDSLTFDP; from the coding sequence GTGACAGCCACCGTACCCGGCCCGACGCTCGGCGTGGTCGGCGGCGGACAGCTCGGACGGATGTTGGCCGAGGCGGCCGCTCCGCTCGGCGTCGAAGTCGTCGTCCTCGACCCGACACCCGACTGCCCGGCCAGCCTCGTCGCCCGCGACCAAGTCCTCGGGAGCTTCGACGAGGCCGACGCCGTCCACGACCTCGCTGCCCGCGTCGACGCCCTCACCTTCGAGATCGAACTTGCGGACCCCGACGTGTTGGAGGAAGTCAGCGAGGAGTACGACATCCCCGTCCACCCCTCGCCCGACACCCTGCGGATGATTCAGGACAAACTCGTCCAGAAGGACACGCTCGGCGAGGCGGGCATCCCCATCCCCGAGTTCCGGCAGGTCGACGACGCCGACGACCTCCGCGACGCCGTCGAGGAGTTCGGTGCCGTGATGCTCAAAGCCCGCACCGGCGGCTACGACGGCCGCGGCAACGTGCCCGTCACCTCGGTCGACGAGGCCGAAGACGCGCTCGCCGACATCGGCCACGCCCCCGCGATGGCCGAGGCGTTCGTCGACTTCGTCCGCGAGGTGTCGGTCATCGGCGTCGTCGGCGACGACGAGACCCGCGTCTTCCCCCTCGGCGAGAACGTCCACGAGGCGGAGATTCTCCGCGAGACAGTCGTCCCGGCCCGCACCAGCGACGCCGTGACCGAACGCGCGAAGGAGGTTGCCTACGACGTGCTCGACCAGTTGGAGGGGCGCGGGGTGTACGGTATCGAACTCTTCGAAACGAGCGGGTCGCCACGCGACTCGGACCCGTCGAGCGGGCAGGGCCCGCGAGACAGCGGCGGCGAGATTCTCGTCAACGAGATCGCTCCTCGTCCTCATAACTCCGGCCACTGGACCATCGAGGGCGCGATGACCTCCCAGTTCGAACAGCACGCCCGCGCCGTCCTCGGCTGGCCGCTCGGGTCAACCGCCCTCCGCGCGCCGACGGTGAGCGCGAACATCCTCGGCGATATTGAGGAGAACCAGCCCGCCGAACTCCACGGTGTCGACGGCGTCCTCGCTGCCGACGGCGTGAGCCTCCACTGGTATGGCAAACACGAGGTGCGGCCCCTGCGAAAGATGGGCCACATCACCGCCGTCGGCGACGCGGAGAGCCTCGCCAGCACCGACGGCCACGACGTCGCCGACGGCGGCGGCGACACGGGCGGAAACGACGTCCCCGACGTCGCCGTCGACGACCTCCTTGCAGCGGCCCGCGACCACATCGACTCACTGACGTTCGACCCATGA
- the purE gene encoding 5-(carboxyamino)imidazole ribonucleotide mutase yields the protein MTSVQDLIDRLEAEAAADRDPETTPDVGIIMGSDSDLDVMSGAYDALEELGFAEQTDFDDPPEERFTYESYVVSAHRTPELMYAYGETAEARGLDVVIAGAGGKSADLPNMTASIAYPLPVIGVPVQEKSVDSVIGMPTGAPIVAVDAGKSFNAALSAAQVLARQHDEVRAALVEYHEDLVGGVAEVSRDLHDLGHETFRERR from the coding sequence ATGACAAGCGTTCAAGACCTCATCGACCGACTGGAAGCAGAGGCAGCGGCAGACAGAGACCCCGAGACGACGCCCGACGTGGGAATCATCATGGGGTCCGACTCGGACCTCGACGTGATGTCGGGGGCTTACGACGCCCTCGAGGAGTTGGGCTTCGCCGAACAGACCGACTTCGACGACCCGCCAGAGGAACGGTTCACGTACGAGAGCTACGTCGTCTCGGCGCACCGGACGCCCGAGCTGATGTACGCCTACGGAGAGACCGCCGAGGCCCGCGGACTCGACGTCGTCATCGCCGGTGCGGGCGGCAAGTCGGCGGACCTGCCGAACATGACCGCCTCCATCGCCTATCCCCTTCCCGTGATCGGCGTGCCGGTGCAGGAGAAGTCCGTCGACTCGGTCATCGGGATGCCGACCGGCGCGCCCATCGTCGCCGTCGACGCGGGCAAGTCGTTCAACGCGGCGTTGTCGGCGGCGCAGGTGTTGGCCCGACAGCACGACGAGGTGCGGGCGGCACTCGTCGAGTACCACGAGGATCTCGTCGGTGGCGTCGCCGAGGTCTCGCGCGACCTCCACGACCTCGGCCACGAGACGTTCCGTGAACGTCGGTAA
- a CDS encoding NADH-quinone oxidoreductase subunit A, whose protein sequence is MNPWIAVGALGVVSVGIPLGMMAVSALLRPSVPEQGKSAIYESGEIPTGTARIQFNIQYYMVALLFVVFDIETVLIFPWTVIYRSALEQGASLSQVLLPMLVFVGILVVGLVWAWRNGAVKWVASPLAERRKTERQT, encoded by the coding sequence ATGAATCCATGGATAGCTGTCGGCGCATTAGGGGTAGTCAGTGTCGGAATTCCGCTCGGTATGATGGCGGTTTCGGCGCTGCTCCGTCCGAGTGTGCCAGAACAAGGTAAAAGCGCCATCTACGAGTCCGGTGAGATTCCGACGGGAACGGCGCGCATCCAGTTTAACATCCAGTACTACATGGTTGCGCTGCTGTTCGTCGTCTTCGACATCGAGACCGTCCTCATCTTCCCGTGGACGGTCATCTATCGCTCCGCGCTGGAGCAAGGAGCGAGCCTCTCGCAGGTTCTGCTTCCGATGCTCGTCTTCGTCGGAATCCTCGTCGTCGGTCTCGTGTGGGCATGGCGTAACGGCGCGGTCAAGTGGGTCGCAAGTCCCCTGGCCGAGCGTCGAAAGACAGAGAGACAAACATGA
- a CDS encoding NADH-quinone oxidoreductase subunit B, producing the protein MSSQDKPFVTDDSKVLTDTRDARMAGQDNRFNSKLREAFGSSPFILTKFDKFMNWVRGSSMFMLQFGIACCSIEMMHTYAVKHDLDRFAAGVPRASPRQADVIIVPGTIVSKFAPRMKRVYDQMPEPKFVIGMGSCTISGGPFQEGYNVVKGAEEVIPVDIHVPGCPPRPEALVYGVAKLQERIANGESSPVTVKPYELEQFGDLSRDEIVDELAKEIDEDDLVMRYNWADSP; encoded by the coding sequence ATGAGTAGTCAAGACAAGCCATTCGTTACGGACGACTCGAAAGTACTGACCGACACCCGGGACGCCCGGATGGCCGGTCAGGACAACCGGTTCAACTCGAAACTGCGTGAGGCATTCGGCTCTTCGCCGTTCATACTCACGAAGTTCGACAAGTTCATGAACTGGGTCCGCGGGTCCTCGATGTTCATGCTGCAGTTCGGGATCGCCTGCTGCAGTATCGAAATGATGCACACCTACGCCGTGAAGCACGACCTCGACCGCTTCGCGGCAGGTGTCCCCCGTGCGTCGCCGCGACAGGCGGACGTCATCATCGTGCCCGGGACCATCGTGTCGAAGTTCGCGCCGCGTATGAAGCGCGTCTACGACCAGATGCCCGAACCCAAGTTCGTCATCGGGATGGGTTCGTGTACCATCTCGGGCGGCCCGTTCCAGGAGGGCTACAACGTCGTCAAGGGCGCAGAGGAGGTCATCCCGGTGGACATCCACGTCCCCGGCTGCCCGCCGCGCCCGGAGGCGCTGGTCTACGGCGTCGCAAAGCTGCAGGAACGCATCGCCAACGGCGAGTCGAGCCCGGTCACGGTCAAGCCGTACGAGCTCGAACAGTTCGGCGACCTCTCTCGTGACGAGATCGTCGACGAACTCGCGAAAGAGATCGACGAGGACGACCTCGTCATGCGTTACAACTGGGCTGATTCACCATGA